In Deinococcota bacterium, the following proteins share a genomic window:
- the nusB gene encoding transcription antitermination factor NusB, with translation MARRKARELAFRTLFEAEQGKAPLLEVWQGTRAGFGETVESEDEGAYGDRLDSEGLAFAERLLEHFEAHRGEIDSRLGEVIEGWSFSQMAQTDLTVLRLALTEILHEPSVPFEVTAEMAVRIAKKFGGEESGRFVNGVLATYHRRVPARS, from the coding sequence GTGGCCAGGCGTAAGGCGCGCGAGCTCGCCTTCCGGACCCTGTTCGAGGCTGAGCAGGGCAAGGCCCCGCTCCTGGAAGTCTGGCAGGGCACCCGCGCCGGGTTCGGGGAAACGGTGGAGAGCGAGGACGAGGGCGCCTACGGCGACCGCCTCGACAGCGAGGGTCTGGCCTTCGCCGAACGCCTCCTCGAGCATTTCGAGGCGCACCGCGGCGAGATAGACAGCCGCCTGGGGGAGGTGATCGAGGGCTGGAGCTTCAGCCAGATGGCCCAGACCGACCTGACCGTCTTGCGCCTGGCCCTAACCGAGATCCTCCATGAGCCCTCGGTGCCCTTCGAGGTCACCGCCGAGATGGCCGTGCGCATCGCCAAGAAGTTCGGTGGCGAGGAGTCGGGAAGATTCGTCAACGGGGTCTTGGCGACCTACCATCGCCGCGTCCCGGCGCGCTCCTGA
- a CDS encoding bifunctional 5,10-methylene-tetrahydrofolate dehydrogenase/5,10-methylene-tetrahydrofolate cyclohydrolase has translation MAAQLLRGKEVSERVSAVLRQSLRDLPFQPQLVVVRVGEDPASVAYVRGKARTARQIGMGSRVEVLPEATRQDELMALVASLSADPEVDGILVQDPLPPHLDIRPVQEAIDPAKDVDGFHPINVGRLWSGQKALVPCTPLGLICIMDYYGLPIAGKRTVIVGRSNLVGKPAAALFLQRHATVTLAHSRTRDLAALTREADILVAAVGREALITPDMVRPGAVVLDVGITRVDGRLRGDVHPGVAEVAAYLTPMPGGTGPMTVAMLMQNSYDAALARRALEP, from the coding sequence ATGGCTGCTCAGCTCCTGAGAGGCAAAGAGGTGTCGGAGAGGGTAAGCGCGGTGTTGCGGCAGTCGCTCCGCGACTTGCCCTTTCAGCCGCAGCTCGTCGTGGTGCGGGTTGGCGAAGACCCCGCCAGCGTCGCCTATGTGCGGGGCAAGGCCAGAACGGCGCGGCAGATCGGCATGGGCTCGAGGGTCGAGGTCCTGCCTGAAGCCACCCGGCAGGACGAGCTCATGGCGCTCGTCGCCTCGCTCAGCGCCGACCCCGAGGTGGACGGCATCCTGGTTCAGGACCCTCTGCCTCCTCACCTGGACATCAGGCCCGTGCAGGAGGCCATCGACCCCGCCAAGGACGTGGACGGCTTTCACCCTATCAACGTGGGCCGCCTCTGGAGCGGACAGAAGGCGCTCGTTCCCTGCACGCCGCTGGGGCTGATTTGCATCATGGATTATTATGGGCTTCCGATAGCGGGCAAGCGCACCGTCATCGTCGGCCGCTCGAACCTGGTCGGTAAGCCCGCGGCGGCGCTCTTCTTGCAGCGCCACGCGACCGTTACCCTGGCGCACTCGAGGACCCGTGACCTGGCCGCGCTGACCCGCGAGGCCGACATCCTGGTGGCGGCGGTCGGACGCGAAGCGCTGATCACCCCCGACATGGTGAGGCCCGGCGCGGTGGTCTTGGACGTGGGCATCACCAGGGTGGACGGGAGGCTCAGGGGCGACGTGCATCCGGGCGTGGCCGAGGTGGCCGCCTACCTGACCCCGATGCCGGGAGGCACCGGCCCCATGACCGTCGCCATGCTCATGCAGAACAGCTACGACGCCGCCCTGGCCCGGCGCGCCCTCGAGCCCTAG
- a CDS encoding divergent PAP2 family protein, with product MDELFTNRILWTSLTALALAQVLKVFLVALTERKLALDRLLETGGMPSSHSAAVTSLMTSLGLSLGWDSPLFAASVVFGIIVMYDATGIRRAAGMHAQMINELAQELAHVFEDGFQPQVLKTLLGHTYPQVFMGALLGVVTAVVIFL from the coding sequence ATGGACGAGCTCTTCACCAACCGCATCCTCTGGACCTCGCTGACCGCTCTGGCGCTGGCCCAGGTCCTCAAGGTCTTCCTGGTGGCCTTGACCGAGCGCAAGCTGGCGCTTGACCGCCTGCTCGAGACCGGCGGCATGCCCTCCTCACACTCGGCGGCGGTGACCTCGCTGATGACCAGCTTGGGCCTCAGCCTGGGCTGGGACAGCCCGCTCTTCGCGGCGTCGGTGGTCTTCGGCATCATCGTGATGTACGACGCCACCGGCATCCGCCGCGCCGCCGGCATGCACGCGCAGATGATCAACGAACTCGCCCAGGAGCTCGCCCACGTCTTCGAGGACGGCTTTCAGCCGCAGGTCCTAAAGACGCTCCTCGGCCACACCTATCCGCAGGTGTTCATGGGCGCGCTGCTGGGCGTGGTGACGGCGGTGGTGATTTTCCTCTAG
- a CDS encoding PQQ-dependent sugar dehydrogenase: MLLALGAAAAQTEQAEAAGEADAPPVVGNIFQPEHVEFEEALLDNLQLPPGFEIGVFAQGLDNPRKLAVAEDGTVYVTQRDTGNVLALRDSDGDWRADEIVVVAEGIDNLNGIMIREDRVYLGPPRQILVAERLEGGMLLGEPEVFIDDLPDGGQHPNRTFAMGPDGMFYLSIGSSCNSCDESNPEHATMLRFEADGSGRSIYAEGLRNTVGFDWHPETAALWGLDMGSDWRGDDDPPEEFNLIAEGNHYGWPFCFADRQVDPYLPAEPEDMSREEFCATTEPPALTYQAHASPLDMLFYSGEQFPEDYRGDAIVTLRGSWNRFPAVGYKLVRIRFEDGQPVAFEDFITGFLIDEGRAQFGRPVGLVMANDGSVLFADDTGGVIYRLSYKGE; the protein is encoded by the coding sequence CGCCCGTCGTCGGCAATATCTTTCAACCCGAACACGTCGAGTTCGAGGAAGCTCTGCTCGACAACCTGCAGCTCCCGCCCGGCTTCGAGATCGGCGTCTTCGCCCAGGGCCTCGACAACCCGCGCAAGCTGGCCGTCGCCGAGGACGGCACCGTCTACGTCACCCAGCGCGACACCGGCAACGTGCTGGCCTTGCGCGACAGCGACGGCGACTGGCGCGCCGACGAGATCGTCGTCGTCGCCGAAGGCATCGACAACCTAAACGGCATCATGATCCGTGAGGACCGCGTCTATCTGGGGCCGCCCAGGCAGATCCTGGTGGCCGAGCGGCTCGAGGGCGGTATGCTCCTGGGCGAGCCCGAGGTGTTTATAGACGACCTGCCCGACGGCGGCCAGCATCCCAACCGCACCTTCGCCATGGGGCCCGACGGCATGTTCTACTTGTCGATCGGCTCGTCTTGCAACTCCTGCGACGAGAGCAATCCCGAGCACGCCACCATGCTCCGCTTCGAGGCCGACGGCAGCGGGCGCAGCATCTACGCCGAGGGCCTCAGAAACACCGTCGGCTTCGACTGGCACCCCGAAACGGCGGCGCTCTGGGGCCTCGACATGGGCTCGGACTGGCGCGGCGACGACGACCCGCCCGAGGAGTTCAACCTGATCGCCGAGGGCAACCACTACGGCTGGCCGTTTTGCTTCGCCGACAGGCAGGTCGACCCTTACCTGCCCGCCGAGCCCGAGGACATGAGCAGAGAGGAGTTCTGCGCGACCACCGAGCCGCCGGCGCTCACCTACCAGGCGCACGCCTCGCCGCTCGACATGCTCTTCTACAGCGGTGAGCAGTTTCCCGAGGACTACCGCGGCGACGCCATCGTCACCCTGCGCGGCTCCTGGAACCGCTTTCCGGCGGTCGGCTACAAGCTCGTCAGGATCCGCTTCGAGGACGGTCAGCCGGTCGCCTTTGAGGACTTTATCACCGGCTTTCTGATCGACGAGGGCCGGGCGCAGTTCGGACGGCCCGTCGGCCTAGTGATGGCGAACGACGGCTCGGTCCTCTTTGCCGACGACACGGGCGGGGTCATCTACCGGCTGTCCTACAAGGGCGAGTAG